In the genome of Aureimonas sp. OT7, one region contains:
- the doeB gene encoding N(2)-acetyl-L-2,4-diaminobutanoate deacetylase DoeB translates to MLMTPDLPPSPVVPTIDLAAPGVRHGFLRLPYSRDDSAWGSVMIPITVVASGEGPTALLTGGNHGDEYEGPIALFDLARRLRPEEVSGRVIIVPAMNYPAFRAGTRTSPIDRGNLNRTFPGRPDGTVTQKIADFFQRHLLPMADIVLDFHSGGRTLDFVPFAAAHILPDKGQEAASFAAVAAFGAPYSMKMLEIDAVGMYDTAAEEQGKIFVTTELGGGGTSTANTVGIARRGAANVLRHAGILSGEPEPAPTRWLDMPSGDCFTFAEHDGLMEPLVDLGMPVEQGDVVARIHRVDRTGADVVDLRAGLSGILAARHFPGLVKAGDCAAVVGTV, encoded by the coding sequence ATGCTGATGACGCCAGACCTGCCTCCATCGCCCGTCGTGCCGACCATCGACCTTGCCGCACCGGGGGTGCGGCACGGTTTCCTGCGCCTGCCGTACAGCCGTGACGATTCCGCCTGGGGATCGGTCATGATCCCCATTACCGTCGTGGCCAGCGGCGAGGGGCCGACCGCGCTCCTGACCGGTGGAAACCACGGCGACGAGTACGAGGGGCCCATCGCCCTGTTCGACCTGGCCCGTCGCCTGCGGCCCGAAGAAGTGTCCGGCCGGGTCATCATCGTGCCGGCGATGAACTATCCGGCCTTTCGTGCCGGCACGCGGACCTCTCCCATCGACAGGGGCAACCTCAACCGAACCTTTCCCGGCAGGCCGGACGGCACGGTGACTCAGAAGATCGCCGACTTCTTCCAGCGTCATCTACTGCCGATGGCCGATATCGTCCTGGATTTCCATTCCGGCGGCCGGACCTTGGATTTCGTGCCCTTCGCGGCTGCTCACATCCTGCCCGACAAGGGGCAGGAGGCGGCCAGCTTCGCCGCCGTGGCGGCTTTCGGCGCGCCCTATTCCATGAAGATGCTCGAGATCGACGCCGTCGGCATGTACGACACCGCGGCAGAGGAGCAGGGCAAGATTTTCGTGACCACCGAACTCGGCGGTGGCGGCACGTCGACCGCGAACACGGTGGGAATCGCCCGGCGCGGTGCCGCCAATGTGCTGCGGCATGCCGGCATCCTGTCCGGCGAACCGGAGCCGGCGCCGACGCGCTGGCTCGACATGCCCTCCGGCGACTGTTTCACCTTCGCCGAGCATGACGGGCTGATGGAACCGCTCGTCGATCTGGGAATGCCGGTGGAGCAGGGCGACGTCGTGGCTCGCATCCACAGGGTGGACCGTACGGGGGCGGACGTCGTGGACCTGCGTGCCGGCCTTTCCGGCATCCTCGCGGCACGACATTTTCCGGGCCTCGTGAAAGCAGGAGACTGCGCCGCCGTCGTCGGCACCGTCTGA
- a CDS encoding glucose/quinate/shikimate family membrane-bound PQQ-dependent dehydrogenase translates to MAAIRTSRTTTFAAAIAGLIGLALAVGGIWLIAVGGSWYYLALAIGFLLTAILLHRRQPGALAVYALIVMGTLVWALWEVGLDWWPLAARGGLIVVLGFLLLLPPITRRLGLQTLPQALDGVPGHASAFRGNGLALSLSLGVALVAAVASWFTDRHSVVGEVGGAVAQAPDDLGVPPGEWHSYGRTKQGQRYSPLTDITPENVSDLAVAWHYKTGDISEPGDPEETTFQVTPLKIGERLYLCTPHQSVIALNATTGDEIWRYDPQIRGELALQHLTCRGLSYQPPSGTPAGAAAAQQPAQTPLPAQAVQTLHPQGEAADEGATRAPVDGATAERPLPDLPVAIDGQVPASACDAKLFMPTADGRVIAVNPEDGSVCSNFGGGDGQIDLWRNMPNVNPGSYYSTSPVIVAGDRIIVGGTVLDNVSTTEPSGVIRAFDIASGELLWNWDSGNPDDTGPLSPGQTYTPNSPNSWSISSLDEELGLVYVPLGNQPPDQWGGNRSESVERYSSSVVALDVATGAVRWVFQTVHHDLWDYDVPSQPTLVDIAVDGTLVPALVQPTKQGEIFVLDRRTGEPILPVTERPAPQGASEGDFTAPTQPVSAMSFDPPPLTEKDMWGATPFDQLLCRIAFHKLRYEGRFTPPSEQGTLVYPGNFGVFNWGSIAVDPVRQVVFATPAYLAFTSQLFRRQDDTSLVVNAQPPAGALPALNENFGGPFAVQMGPFLSKLGIPCQSPPWGYVAAADLRTGKVIWQHKNGTVRDASPVPLPLRLGVPSLGGPMVTAGGVAFLSGTIDDYIRAYDLTTGAEIWKDRLPAGGQATPMTYTGADGRQYLLVVAGGHGSLGTRRGDDVIAYALPR, encoded by the coding sequence ATGGCAGCCATCCGTACAAGCAGGACCACGACTTTCGCAGCCGCCATCGCAGGGCTTATCGGCCTCGCCCTTGCAGTCGGCGGCATCTGGCTGATCGCGGTCGGCGGATCCTGGTATTACCTTGCGCTCGCCATTGGCTTCCTCTTGACCGCGATCCTGCTGCACCGCCGCCAGCCGGGGGCGCTCGCCGTGTACGCCCTCATCGTCATGGGAACGCTTGTCTGGGCGCTCTGGGAGGTCGGACTGGACTGGTGGCCGCTGGCGGCGCGGGGCGGCCTGATCGTGGTGCTCGGCTTCCTGCTGCTGCTTCCCCCCATTACAAGGCGCCTCGGGCTGCAGACCCTGCCGCAGGCGCTGGACGGCGTACCGGGGCACGCCTCCGCGTTCCGTGGCAATGGCCTGGCGCTCAGCCTGTCGCTGGGCGTCGCACTGGTGGCCGCCGTCGCCTCCTGGTTCACCGACCGGCACAGCGTAGTCGGCGAAGTGGGCGGCGCCGTGGCGCAGGCCCCCGACGACCTTGGCGTCCCGCCGGGCGAATGGCATTCCTATGGCCGCACCAAGCAGGGGCAGCGCTATTCCCCGCTGACCGATATCACGCCGGAAAACGTCTCCGACCTGGCAGTGGCCTGGCATTACAAGACGGGCGACATCAGCGAACCGGGCGATCCGGAGGAAACCACCTTCCAGGTGACGCCCCTGAAGATCGGGGAAAGGCTGTATCTCTGCACGCCGCATCAATCGGTCATCGCGCTGAACGCAACCACGGGCGACGAAATCTGGCGCTACGATCCGCAGATCCGCGGCGAACTGGCGCTCCAGCATCTTACCTGCCGTGGCCTGTCCTATCAGCCGCCGTCCGGTACGCCCGCCGGAGCGGCGGCCGCACAGCAGCCGGCCCAGACGCCCCTGCCGGCGCAAGCCGTACAGACCCTGCACCCGCAGGGCGAGGCCGCGGACGAGGGCGCCACGCGTGCGCCGGTCGACGGCGCGACGGCCGAGCGGCCCTTGCCGGACCTGCCGGTGGCGATAGACGGGCAAGTCCCCGCCTCGGCCTGCGATGCCAAGCTGTTCATGCCGACAGCGGATGGCCGGGTCATTGCCGTCAACCCCGAGGACGGCTCCGTCTGCTCCAACTTCGGAGGCGGCGACGGCCAGATCGACCTGTGGCGCAACATGCCGAACGTCAATCCGGGCTCCTACTACTCTACATCGCCCGTCATCGTGGCAGGGGACAGGATCATCGTCGGCGGCACCGTCCTCGACAACGTGTCGACGACGGAGCCTTCCGGCGTCATCCGCGCCTTTGACATCGCCAGCGGCGAGCTCCTCTGGAACTGGGACAGCGGCAACCCGGACGACACCGGGCCGCTTTCGCCCGGCCAGACCTATACGCCGAACTCGCCCAATAGCTGGTCCATCTCCAGCCTCGACGAGGAACTCGGCCTCGTCTACGTGCCGCTCGGCAACCAGCCGCCGGACCAGTGGGGCGGCAATCGCAGCGAATCGGTGGAGAGATACTCGTCCTCCGTCGTGGCGCTCGACGTCGCCACCGGCGCGGTACGCTGGGTGTTCCAGACCGTGCATCATGACTTGTGGGATTATGACGTCCCTTCGCAACCGACCCTGGTTGACATTGCGGTGGACGGCACCCTCGTGCCCGCCCTCGTGCAGCCCACCAAGCAGGGAGAAATCTTCGTGCTCGACCGGCGCACCGGCGAGCCGATCCTGCCGGTGACGGAACGGCCGGCACCGCAGGGTGCCTCCGAGGGCGATTTCACCGCGCCGACGCAGCCGGTCTCGGCCATGTCCTTCGATCCGCCGCCGCTGACCGAAAAGGACATGTGGGGCGCAACGCCCTTCGACCAGCTCCTCTGCCGCATCGCCTTCCATAAGCTGCGCTATGAAGGCCGCTTCACGCCGCCTTCGGAACAGGGGACGCTGGTCTATCCGGGCAATTTCGGCGTGTTCAACTGGGGCAGCATCGCGGTCGACCCGGTTCGCCAGGTGGTCTTCGCCACGCCCGCCTATCTGGCATTCACCTCGCAGCTGTTCCGCCGCCAGGACGATACGTCCCTGGTCGTCAACGCGCAGCCGCCCGCTGGCGCCTTGCCGGCCTTGAACGAGAATTTCGGCGGCCCCTTCGCCGTGCAGATGGGTCCCTTCCTGTCGAAGCTCGGCATTCCGTGCCAGTCGCCGCCCTGGGGTTACGTCGCCGCAGCCGACCTGCGCACCGGCAAGGTGATCTGGCAGCACAAGAACGGTACGGTCCGCGATGCCTCGCCCGTTCCGCTGCCGCTGCGTCTCGGCGTGCCGAGCCTTGGTGGTCCGATGGTGACTGCGGGCGGCGTGGCGTTCCTGTCCGGCACGATCGACGACTATATCCGCGCCTATGATTTGACGACCGGCGCCGAGATCTGGAAGGACAGGCTGCCGGCGGGCGGTCAGGCAACGCCGATGACCTACACCGGCGCCGACGGCCGGCAGTATCTTCTGGTGGTTGCCGGCGGCCACGGCTCGCTCGGCACCAGGCGCGGGGACGACGTGATCGCCTATGCCCTGCCCCGTTAA
- a CDS encoding autotransporter outer membrane beta-barrel domain-containing protein: protein MGFLMAAPAVPARAQETSDQKEISGLVGAQVDIGRRFARVQSRRLHERMEVLRDATDRQTSGYSIRIGASDGPAEETALEREWRELESELPAAYRVDETPWRGDRPDEMQARRRFTDEGHALWSAGSVDFGRRTNGMIDLDRTSVGIASGFDAELSKQARLGMGLSFDRAIGEAGSFGTRARGLGLGAALYGSYNPTSSTFVDVAAGGSWLDFSNARYAVQADVLDYGSRAAAQGFGSISAGYELRDDGFLLSPYGRFEVSHTRFDPMHQRIGETDVTLGEQTVDSVLAILAVRGEYRIELPKLVIKPGARAELTHEVSGASRVSPMAGGGLSLPDFASAGIGREQLTVAPGIKAEFGDEWSAGLEYRNVLNNDGRDETISFRIGHSF, encoded by the coding sequence ATGGGTTTTCTCATGGCGGCGCCGGCCGTGCCGGCGCGTGCCCAGGAGACGAGCGACCAGAAGGAAATTTCCGGGCTTGTCGGCGCACAGGTGGACATCGGCCGCCGTTTTGCGCGCGTGCAGTCGCGGCGGCTGCATGAGCGCATGGAAGTCCTGCGCGATGCCACCGACCGCCAGACGAGCGGATATTCCATCCGGATCGGCGCGTCGGATGGACCGGCCGAGGAAACCGCGCTCGAGCGCGAGTGGCGCGAACTGGAATCGGAGTTGCCGGCAGCCTACCGTGTCGACGAGACACCCTGGCGCGGGGACCGGCCCGACGAAATGCAGGCCCGGCGCCGTTTCACCGATGAGGGGCATGCGCTGTGGTCCGCGGGCTCCGTCGATTTCGGACGACGCACCAACGGCATGATCGATCTGGACAGGACCAGCGTCGGGATCGCCTCGGGCTTCGATGCGGAACTGTCGAAACAGGCAAGGCTGGGAATGGGCCTGAGCTTCGACCGCGCGATCGGCGAAGCGGGATCGTTCGGAACGCGCGCGCGGGGTCTGGGGCTCGGCGCCGCCCTGTACGGCAGCTACAATCCAACCTCGTCCACCTTCGTCGACGTGGCGGCCGGCGGCTCGTGGCTGGATTTTTCCAATGCCCGTTACGCCGTGCAGGCGGACGTCCTCGACTATGGCTCGCGCGCTGCCGCGCAAGGCTTCGGCTCCATATCGGCCGGCTACGAGCTGCGCGATGACGGGTTCCTGCTGTCGCCCTATGGACGGTTCGAAGTGTCGCACACCCGGTTCGACCCGATGCACCAGCGGATCGGCGAAACCGACGTGACGCTCGGCGAGCAGACGGTCGACAGCGTGCTGGCCATTCTGGCGGTGCGTGGCGAATACAGGATCGAGTTGCCCAAACTCGTCATCAAGCCGGGCGCGCGTGCCGAACTGACGCACGAGGTTTCCGGTGCCAGCCGGGTTTCCCCGATGGCCGGGGGAGGGTTGAGCCTGCCGGACTTCGCATCGGCGGGTATCGGCCGCGAGCAGCTGACGGTTGCGCCCGGCATCAAGGCCGAATTCGGCGACGAATGGTCGGCCGGGCTGGAGTACCGCAATGTCCTCAACAACGATGGACGGGACGAGACGATCAGCTTCCGGATCGGCCATTCGTTCTAA
- the opgC gene encoding OpgC domain-containing protein gives MNRLGFIDGLRGYFLVFMMINHLNFTGGYWLVKLNHNQLAFVEDAQGFIFLSGLLVGLVYARKMLKGGFMAGAQAVWKRARQLYVYVLVALAILLVAAATLPQAAQLWAPWMGDLSITDPVRVISAMLMIYQPTYMDILPQYIVYMLVSPFALWLCLHKRWGVVALVSFIAWLVAQLGLHTVLTGPLDRALAGDGPVGIRAHFNVLAWQVVFFSGVVMGAMTAQKKIAWDRIFRPDRSILPVAALVICLFFLPLRVATGYGLMSEELLHSFMPFEVRATFGLVYLANFVAAGVGVAWLAIAGPRHRNATVRWIANALHYVMTLSFLRLIGRHSLQVYAWHIIIVYGLIYVDLRTPEFSEVTKTLIAIFGISLLAIPAMWRERGSSDDGPTPTAPIAR, from the coding sequence ATGAACAGGCTCGGGTTCATCGACGGGTTACGAGGCTATTTCCTCGTTTTCATGATGATCAACCATCTCAACTTCACGGGCGGGTACTGGCTGGTCAAACTCAACCACAACCAGCTCGCCTTCGTTGAGGATGCACAGGGATTCATTTTCCTTTCGGGTCTGCTCGTCGGCCTTGTCTACGCCCGGAAGATGCTGAAGGGCGGTTTCATGGCTGGCGCTCAGGCAGTCTGGAAGCGGGCCCGGCAGTTGTATGTCTACGTTCTCGTTGCCCTGGCGATCCTGCTCGTGGCGGCCGCCACGCTTCCGCAGGCGGCACAGTTGTGGGCTCCCTGGATGGGCGATCTGTCGATCACCGATCCGGTACGGGTAATCTCGGCCATGCTGATGATCTACCAGCCGACCTATATGGACATCCTGCCCCAGTACATCGTGTACATGCTCGTTTCGCCGTTCGCGCTCTGGCTGTGCCTTCACAAGCGCTGGGGTGTCGTCGCCCTCGTATCGTTCATCGCATGGCTGGTCGCGCAGCTGGGCCTGCATACCGTGCTGACCGGGCCCCTCGACCGCGCGTTGGCCGGCGACGGCCCGGTCGGCATCCGGGCGCATTTCAACGTCCTGGCATGGCAGGTCGTGTTTTTTTCCGGGGTTGTCATGGGCGCGATGACGGCTCAGAAGAAGATCGCCTGGGATCGCATCTTCCGCCCCGATCGCAGTATCCTGCCCGTCGCGGCCCTTGTGATCTGCCTGTTCTTCCTGCCCCTGCGCGTCGCCACCGGCTACGGACTGATGTCGGAAGAACTGCTGCACAGCTTCATGCCCTTCGAGGTCCGCGCGACCTTCGGCCTTGTCTATCTGGCAAACTTCGTCGCCGCCGGCGTCGGCGTCGCCTGGCTGGCGATTGCCGGGCCCAGGCATCGCAATGCCACGGTGCGGTGGATCGCGAATGCCCTGCATTATGTGATGACGCTGTCCTTCCTGCGCCTGATCGGCCGACATTCGCTGCAGGTCTATGCCTGGCACATCATCATCGTCTACGGCCTGATCTATGTGGATCTGCGCACGCCCGAATTCAGCGAGGTCACGAAGACGCTCATCGCCATCTTCGGCATCTCGCTCCTGGCTATACCGGCGATGTGGCGCGAGCGCGGCTCGTCGGATGACGGGCCTACGCCGACAGCCCCCATCGCACGCTGA
- a CDS encoding glucan biosynthesis protein D, whose product MAKLNRRNFLYSSAALAALAAASGALRPAAAAAVMGEPFEFSYEKLVERARDSATKPYEPPYRPDPEVVQKIDYEQHGKLKFKTSDAPFAGSDGAYPATFFHLGQFFGKAVAMHVVVNGQAREFKYSPDLFEMPADSPAHDLPADSGFAGFRLQEWNGAEDWRTQDWVAFLGASYFRAIGASGQYGLSARGVVINAAVPGVNEEFPDFTEFYIDEAQDPAQPVVVCAFLNGPSITGAFRFYLTRGLDRRQGVEMDVEAALFLREDIQRLGLMPLTSMFWYGEYGRERLNDWRPEVHDSDGLALWMSNGERLWRPLNNPPFTTVSSFSDTDPRGYGLLQRDRNFDHYQDGVMYDRRPSLWVEPVEPLGAGRVELLEIPTDDEIHDNVGAFWVPDAPATKGSEYKLHYRLFWKDNEPHPAENVAQTIATRIGRGGEPGKPRPDNVFKFAVEFDRPAVMTQIPYGVFPDVSVTTSSGTVVRPFAEPVPNGNVWRATFDLEIEPDKIAELRMFMALNGKPLTETWLYQFDRRNLVSLG is encoded by the coding sequence ATGGCAAAGCTGAACCGACGGAATTTCCTCTATTCTTCCGCCGCACTCGCTGCCCTCGCGGCGGCGTCCGGCGCCCTGCGCCCCGCCGCCGCGGCGGCCGTCATGGGAGAGCCGTTCGAGTTCTCCTATGAAAAACTCGTGGAACGAGCGCGCGATTCCGCGACCAAACCCTATGAGCCGCCGTACCGGCCGGACCCGGAAGTCGTCCAGAAGATCGACTACGAGCAGCATGGCAAGCTGAAGTTCAAGACGTCGGACGCGCCGTTTGCCGGCAGTGACGGCGCCTACCCGGCCACGTTCTTCCACCTCGGCCAGTTCTTCGGCAAGGCGGTGGCCATGCACGTCGTCGTCAACGGCCAGGCGCGGGAGTTCAAATACTCGCCCGACCTGTTCGAGATGCCCGCCGATTCCCCGGCGCACGATTTGCCCGCCGATTCAGGCTTTGCCGGCTTCCGCCTGCAGGAGTGGAACGGCGCCGAAGACTGGCGCACGCAGGACTGGGTGGCGTTCCTGGGTGCCTCCTACTTCCGCGCCATCGGTGCTTCGGGCCAGTATGGCCTGTCGGCGCGGGGCGTCGTCATCAACGCCGCCGTGCCCGGCGTGAACGAGGAATTCCCCGATTTCACCGAGTTCTACATCGACGAGGCGCAGGATCCGGCGCAGCCTGTCGTGGTCTGCGCCTTCCTCAACGGGCCCAGCATCACCGGCGCCTTCCGCTTCTACCTGACGCGCGGCCTCGATCGGCGGCAGGGCGTCGAGATGGATGTGGAGGCGGCGCTTTTCCTGCGCGAGGACATCCAGCGTCTCGGGCTGATGCCGCTGACATCCATGTTCTGGTATGGTGAATACGGACGCGAGCGCCTCAACGACTGGCGGCCCGAAGTGCACGATTCGGACGGTCTCGCCTTGTGGATGAGCAATGGGGAGCGCCTCTGGCGGCCGCTCAACAATCCGCCCTTCACCACGGTATCGTCCTTCAGCGACACCGATCCGCGCGGCTACGGCCTTCTGCAGCGGGACCGGAATTTCGACCACTACCAGGACGGCGTCATGTACGACCGGCGTCCAAGCCTGTGGGTGGAGCCGGTCGAGCCGCTGGGCGCCGGGCGGGTCGAACTGCTGGAGATTCCCACCGACGACGAGATCCACGACAATGTCGGGGCGTTCTGGGTTCCGGACGCGCCGGCGACGAAGGGTTCGGAGTACAAGCTTCATTACCGCCTGTTCTGGAAGGACAACGAGCCGCACCCGGCCGAGAATGTCGCCCAGACCATCGCGACGCGTATCGGCCGCGGCGGTGAGCCGGGCAAGCCCCGGCCGGACAACGTCTTCAAGTTCGCGGTCGAGTTCGACCGTCCCGCCGTCATGACCCAGATTCCCTACGGTGTCTTCCCGGACGTCAGTGTCACCACCTCCAGCGGCACCGTCGTCCGTCCGTTCGCCGAACCGGTGCCCAACGGCAATGTCTGGCGCGCGACCTTCGATCTCGAGATCGAGCCCGACAAGATCGCGGAATTGCGCATGTTCATGGCGCTGAACGGCAAGCCGCTGACGGAGACGTGGCTTTACCAGTTCGACCGGCGCAATCTCGTATCGCTTGGCTGA
- a CDS encoding NAD(+) synthase codes for MPFGAFHRHGFVRVGAATPRVALADPLVNARSTLQLASKAADEGADLVVFPELGLSGYSIDDLHMQDGLLNAVEDAVAAVVEGTQDLSPVLLVGAPLRRNGRLYNCAVVISRGRILGVVPKSYLPNYREYYEKRWFAPGIGLAGLSVELAGQDVPFGPDLLFAATDLADFVFHVEICEDYWAPTPPSTVGALAGANVLCNLSASNITVGKSAERHLLAASQSMRCMAAYVYAAAGAGESTNDVAWDGQGMVHELGDLLAESERFSLEGSLVLADVDLARIRQERLRNGTFNDAVRAAGDPEIAFRRVAFAHAPHGRRMALKRAIRRFPFVPNRPEQLDQDCYEAFNIQVHGLIRRFESTQGDTMVIGVSGGLDSTHALIVAAKACDRMGLPRERILGFTMPGFATGEATKANAWRLMQALGVTGEEIDIRPAARQMLADMGHPFAAGEPAYDVTFENVQAGLRTDYLFRLANQRRGFVIGTGDLSEIALGWSTYGVGDQMSHYAVNPGVPKTLIQHLIRWCIASGQFDAEADAVLADILDTEISPELVPADAAGRMQSTEDRIGPYALHDFFLYHIMRCGQAPSKVAFLALEAWGDAEAGQWPANFPAEARRAYDLPTIARWLESFLLRFFQTSQFKRTAMPNGPKVSSSGALSPRGDWRAPSDAKATAFIAELRAALDQAG; via the coding sequence ATGCCCTTCGGCGCATTCCACAGGCACGGCTTCGTACGGGTCGGGGCGGCGACGCCGCGCGTGGCGCTGGCCGATCCGCTGGTAAATGCCCGCTCGACCCTGCAGCTTGCCAGCAAGGCCGCCGATGAAGGCGCCGACCTCGTCGTTTTCCCCGAACTCGGGCTTTCCGGCTATTCGATCGACGACCTGCACATGCAGGACGGCTTGCTGAACGCCGTCGAGGACGCCGTTGCCGCGGTGGTTGAGGGCACACAAGACCTGTCACCCGTGCTCCTGGTCGGCGCACCGTTGCGCCGCAATGGCCGTCTCTACAATTGCGCGGTGGTGATCTCGCGTGGGCGTATCCTCGGCGTCGTGCCGAAATCCTACCTTCCCAATTACCGGGAATATTACGAAAAGCGCTGGTTCGCGCCCGGCATCGGCCTTGCCGGACTGTCCGTCGAACTGGCCGGGCAGGACGTGCCCTTCGGGCCGGACCTTCTTTTCGCCGCCACCGATCTTGCCGACTTCGTCTTCCATGTCGAGATCTGCGAGGATTACTGGGCACCCACGCCGCCATCCACCGTGGGCGCGCTTGCGGGCGCAAACGTGCTTTGCAACCTGTCGGCCTCGAACATCACGGTGGGCAAGTCGGCCGAGCGGCATCTTCTGGCGGCATCGCAGTCCATGCGGTGCATGGCCGCCTATGTCTACGCGGCGGCGGGCGCTGGCGAAAGCACCAACGATGTCGCCTGGGACGGGCAGGGCATGGTGCACGAACTCGGCGATCTCCTGGCGGAATCGGAGCGGTTCTCCCTGGAAGGGAGCCTCGTGCTGGCCGATGTCGATCTTGCTCGCATCCGCCAGGAACGCCTGCGCAACGGCACGTTCAACGATGCGGTCCGGGCAGCGGGCGATCCGGAGATTGCGTTCAGGCGCGTCGCCTTCGCCCATGCGCCGCACGGGCGAAGGATGGCGCTCAAGCGCGCCATCCGCCGCTTTCCCTTTGTTCCCAACCGGCCGGAACAGCTCGACCAGGATTGCTACGAGGCCTTCAATATCCAGGTGCACGGGCTGATCCGGCGTTTCGAATCGACACAGGGCGACACCATGGTGATCGGCGTGTCGGGCGGGCTGGACTCCACCCATGCGCTGATCGTCGCGGCCAAGGCCTGCGACCGGATGGGCCTGCCGCGCGAGCGGATCCTGGGCTTCACCATGCCCGGTTTTGCGACGGGCGAGGCCACCAAGGCCAATGCGTGGCGGCTGATGCAGGCTCTCGGCGTGACCGGTGAAGAGATCGACATCCGCCCGGCCGCGCGGCAGATGCTGGCCGATATGGGCCACCCGTTCGCCGCCGGCGAGCCGGCCTATGACGTGACGTTCGAAAATGTCCAGGCGGGCCTGCGGACGGATTATCTGTTCCGCCTCGCCAACCAGCGCCGCGGCTTCGTGATCGGCACGGGCGACCTGTCGGAAATCGCGCTCGGGTGGAGCACCTATGGCGTCGGCGACCAGATGAGCCATTACGCCGTCAATCCCGGCGTCCCCAAGACGCTGATCCAGCATCTGATCCGCTGGTGCATCGCCAGCGGCCAGTTCGACGCGGAGGCCGATGCCGTGCTGGCGGATATTCTCGATACCGAGATTTCGCCCGAGCTGGTGCCGGCGGATGCGGCGGGGCGCATGCAGAGCACGGAGGACCGGATCGGGCCCTACGCGCTGCACGATTTCTTCCTGTACCATATCATGCGCTGCGGGCAGGCTCCGTCGAAGGTCGCGTTTCTGGCGCTCGAGGCCTGGGGCGATGCCGAGGCCGGGCAATGGCCGGCCAATTTCCCGGCCGAGGCGCGGCGCGCTTACGATCTGCCG
- a CDS encoding DNA starvation/stationary phase protection protein, translating to MGLIAAKIEPNAKEEIVNGLTQALAETAIETLKAQNFHWNVTGWSFGPLHALFQEIYEDHFEAQDLLAERIKAFDAHAEGRYSVYLDRSAIVEHDGHTDAKTMVELLLADQETLSSTLSALAQVAEQHGDWATNDMATGRIEVHDKFAWMLRAHLKSTAA from the coding sequence ATGGGCCTGATCGCCGCAAAGATCGAACCGAATGCCAAGGAAGAAATCGTCAACGGCCTGACCCAGGCGCTGGCTGAGACGGCAATCGAAACGCTGAAGGCGCAGAACTTCCACTGGAATGTCACGGGCTGGTCCTTCGGGCCGCTGCACGCGCTTTTCCAGGAAATCTACGAGGACCATTTCGAGGCGCAGGACCTTCTGGCCGAGCGCATCAAGGCCTTCGACGCCCATGCCGAAGGGCGCTACTCGGTCTATCTGGACCGCAGCGCAATCGTCGAGCATGACGGCCACACGGACGCCAAGACCATGGTGGAACTGCTTCTGGCCGACCAGGAGACCCTGTCTTCCACCCTGTCCGCCCTGGCGCAGGTTGCCGAGCAACATGGCGACTGGGCCACGAACGATATGGCGACCGGCCGTATCGAGGTTCACGACAAGTTCGCCTGGATGCTTCGGGCCCATCTGAAGTCGACCGCGGCCTGA